In the genome of Pelagibacterium nitratireducens, one region contains:
- a CDS encoding GumC family protein, protein MNQSASGAEKSEESIDASVILRAVVSRLFRIGLVTVLLLAAAYAVLLFVPRLYESRAELLVEPRSTAYTSAASNQNAETYYIDIATVSSQIELIKSRDTILAAIETAALRDEPAFEGWSDSEIVGEIGDNLVVTQERASRLISVAYRHTDPDLAAKVANAVVQAHVQRRAGQQISDTVDATAWLQQEITRLRQDVVGAERAIADFRVQNDLFTGSNNESLTNQQLSNFSAQITAANERRNAAQSRAQLIRSLLESGQSVGGVSDVQSSAIVQQLSQEMARLQGERAQQAATFLPSHPTIRALDAQIAEIDTQISNEGRRVAQALEAQAQIEADLEQSLQAELERVKVTAGSDTIEGVTLAELEREAAAQRELLNAYLLRFTEASARSDMGSALPDVRVVSEAVPSSSPASPKTSLVLLAVGIAAVLLQVGAVIFSELLSGRALVERPARPEQPDLDQEDTGAAVLDDAGATAAPEAPQPLAITGHRPPATPIDTEIEALAASVLARLDRVILVASDHNAQESLDFAERLTAAFVDNGQSVAEIDAASGQQGIELGLTDLCAEGAEFGDVVHRGADDRFAFVPWGQGTRLNRNTERVATLVEALSDIYEAIVIVTGRVGMTSSLPLFTGIEGKCVLLSSAGTSNSAEAREIAALGFSDIRVIATAEPQSEVA, encoded by the coding sequence ATGAACCAATCCGCATCCGGGGCAGAAAAGTCCGAGGAAAGCATCGACGCCAGCGTCATTTTGAGAGCCGTGGTTTCCAGGCTGTTCCGCATCGGTCTGGTGACGGTCCTGCTGCTGGCGGCGGCCTATGCGGTTCTGCTCTTTGTCCCCCGGCTTTACGAATCTCGGGCCGAATTGCTCGTCGAGCCGCGCAGCACCGCCTATACAAGCGCGGCAAGCAACCAGAACGCCGAAACCTATTATATCGACATCGCGACCGTTTCGAGCCAGATCGAACTCATCAAGTCGCGCGACACCATCCTGGCGGCCATCGAAACCGCGGCGCTGCGCGACGAGCCCGCGTTCGAGGGCTGGAGCGACAGCGAAATCGTCGGCGAAATCGGTGACAATCTTGTGGTGACCCAGGAGCGCGCCTCGCGGTTGATTTCGGTGGCCTATCGCCATACCGATCCCGATCTGGCGGCAAAAGTTGCCAACGCAGTCGTTCAGGCCCATGTCCAGCGTCGGGCCGGCCAGCAGATTTCCGATACAGTCGATGCCACGGCCTGGTTGCAGCAGGAAATAACCCGGCTGCGCCAGGACGTTGTCGGTGCAGAGCGCGCCATTGCCGATTTTCGTGTCCAGAACGACCTGTTTACCGGCTCCAACAACGAGAGCCTGACCAATCAGCAGCTCTCGAATTTCTCGGCCCAGATCACAGCTGCCAATGAGCGGCGCAACGCTGCCCAGTCGCGCGCGCAGCTGATCCGCAGCCTGCTCGAATCGGGGCAGTCGGTCGGTGGCGTTTCCGACGTTCAGTCATCGGCCATCGTCCAGCAATTGAGCCAGGAAATGGCGCGGCTGCAGGGTGAACGTGCCCAGCAGGCAGCAACCTTCCTGCCCAGCCACCCCACGATCCGGGCACTCGATGCCCAGATTGCCGAAATCGACACCCAGATCTCCAATGAAGGCCGCCGTGTCGCCCAGGCCCTCGAGGCGCAGGCCCAGATCGAGGCCGACCTTGAGCAATCCCTGCAGGCCGAGCTTGAACGGGTCAAGGTGACCGCGGGGTCCGATACCATTGAGGGGGTAACCCTTGCCGAACTCGAGCGCGAGGCGGCGGCTCAGCGGGAATTGCTCAATGCCTATCTCTTGCGGTTCACTGAAGCCTCGGCGCGCTCGGACATGGGCTCTGCGCTGCCCGACGTGCGTGTCGTGAGCGAAGCTGTGCCCTCCAGTTCTCCAGCTTCGCCCAAAACAAGCCTTGTCCTGCTCGCTGTCGGCATCGCCGCAGTGCTTTTGCAGGTCGGCGCCGTCATTTTTTCCGAGCTGTTGTCGGGCCGGGCTCTCGTTGAACGCCCCGCCCGTCCGGAGCAGCCCGATCTCGATCAGGAAGACACTGGTGCAGCGGTGCTCGATGATGCCGGGGCCACCGCGGCACCAGAAGCGCCTCAACCCCTTGCGATCACCGGTCACCGGCCCCCGGCCACCCCGATCGATACCGAAATCGAGGCCCTCGCTGCCAGCGTGCTGGCGCGGCTCGATCGGGTGATCCTGGTTGCGTCTGACCACAACGCGCAGGAAAGCCTCGATTTTGCCGAGCGCCTCACGGCTGCATTCGTCGATAACGGCCAGAGCGTGGCTGAAATCGACGCGGCCAGCGGCCAGCAGGGCATCGAGTTGGGTCTCACCGACCTTTGCGCGGAAGGTGCAGAATTCGGCGACGTCGTGCACAGGGGCGCCGACGACCGGTTTGCCTTCGTGCCGTGGGGGCAGGGCACCCGCCTCAACCGCAACACCGAGCGCGTGGCGACGCTGGTCGAAGCGCTCTCCGATATCTACGAGGCCATTGTTATCGTGACCGGCCGGGTCGGCATGACCTCGAGCCTGCCTCTCTTTACCGGCATTGAGGGCAAGTGCGTTCTGCTCTCGTCCGCGGGCACGAGCAACAGCGCCGAAGCCAGAGAAATCGCCGCACTCGGATTCTCCG
- a CDS encoding polysaccharide biosynthesis/export family protein, whose translation MMGRLRLALLLLPLFLGACAHSGRPATYLVEQSGPYLLDSGDVLRISVYGDPNLTNTYRVDDSGAISMPLVGAVAARGGTTDGLSLKVASALAAGYMRNPNVAVEVAEYRPFFIQGAIGSSGQYPYSYGMTVRAAISAAGGFSDTANRNTATIYRRQGNEMVKGSVELDFPILPGDTIVIAERWI comes from the coding sequence ATGATGGGTCGGCTGCGCCTTGCCTTGCTATTGTTGCCGCTCTTTTTGGGAGCATGCGCGCACAGCGGACGCCCCGCCACCTATCTGGTGGAACAGAGCGGTCCCTATCTTCTGGACAGCGGCGATGTCTTGCGCATCAGTGTCTATGGGGATCCCAACCTCACCAACACCTATAGAGTCGACGATTCCGGCGCGATTTCGATGCCGCTCGTCGGTGCCGTGGCGGCGCGCGGCGGAACCACCGACGGACTGTCGCTCAAAGTGGCATCGGCGCTGGCCGCCGGGTACATGCGAAACCCGAACGTCGCCGTCGAAGTTGCTGAATACAGGCCCTTTTTCATCCAGGGCGCTATAGGGTCTTCAGGGCAATATCCCTATTCCTACGGCATGACGGTGCGTGCGGCGATCAGCGCTGCTGGCGGCTTTAGCGATACCGCCAACCGCAACACGGCAACAATCTATCGCCGGCAGGGCAATGAAATGGTCAAAGGCAGCGTGGAACTTGACTTCCCCATTCTGCCTGGCGACACCATCGTCATCGCAGAGCGCTGGATCTGA